One Spirochaetota bacterium genomic window carries:
- a CDS encoding transporter substrate-binding domain-containing protein translates to MSLGSNVQVIDGDVNDLNPRQLKRAVIQQGVQEVILACMVMLIAAAGAAGAEPVVFVGDADYPPLTYLEKGEPKGLIVDIMRALARRMKRPADIRLMEWDKALLMVVQGKADAIGQMSINESRKRTFDFSDEVYNSRYSIFVRSGTIGVAKLSDLRGSSVGVRAGGLNQKIVEAEPLIKAYLMDDYLEGFRMLKDGKLEAVIADYWIGTYIIAKNHIPQVRHVGESVAELPSAVAVRKGNASLLAEINSALRSLKADGTMGRIYSAWEPKEVVFQTREQMLRETFYWAIGLLVMLLVISGVWIGILRREASRRRAIEAILRESESKYRALSIELESKVAERTEELERMNDTLVRTNHDLEKTLNELNTTQSQLVQSEKLAALGQFAAGIAHELNTPLGAITSSIRSMVDIIQKKMPEGAHVLPEFSERELRVFFALLDESLAQAARIDSLPDRKLVKDIEDILRNSGIPDPDSTAKRITDMGAYGLKEKLGELLLVGKRGEILSAVEMLSAIRRLGEIISVASEKAANVVRALQNYLKQDEAVDFASVHVASEIDTILTLFNNKIKHGITVQKNYLTNSPVIGNRDKLNQLWINLLNNAFHAMNWQGTIEIETKDADDLVSVSIIDSGHGIPSEIQDRIFEPFFTTKKYGEGMGLGLDICKKIVETHNGIIEFDSVPGRTRFTVLLKRGEE, encoded by the coding sequence ATGTCTCTCGGCAGCAATGTTCAGGTTATCGATGGCGATGTTAATGATCTTAACCCGAGACAGCTGAAGCGGGCTGTCATACAACAAGGTGTGCAAGAGGTGATCCTCGCATGCATGGTAATGCTGATCGCCGCCGCGGGCGCCGCCGGTGCCGAACCGGTCGTATTTGTCGGCGATGCCGATTATCCCCCCCTGACATACCTGGAGAAGGGCGAACCGAAGGGATTGATAGTTGACATTATGCGCGCCCTGGCCCGGCGCATGAAGCGGCCCGCCGATATACGCCTGATGGAATGGGACAAGGCCCTGTTGATGGTGGTTCAGGGAAAGGCGGATGCCATCGGGCAGATGAGCATAAATGAATCCCGTAAAAGAACTTTTGACTTCTCCGACGAGGTTTACAATTCACGATATTCGATATTTGTCCGTTCCGGGACGATAGGCGTTGCAAAACTATCCGACCTGCGGGGATCCAGCGTCGGTGTTCGCGCCGGCGGACTGAATCAAAAGATAGTGGAAGCGGAGCCCCTGATCAAGGCATATCTCATGGACGATTACCTTGAGGGATTCCGCATGCTAAAAGACGGGAAACTGGAAGCTGTTATCGCCGATTACTGGATAGGAACATATATCATCGCGAAAAATCATATCCCGCAAGTTCGTCATGTTGGGGAGTCGGTTGCGGAATTGCCATCGGCCGTGGCCGTCCGAAAAGGCAACGCTTCGCTCCTGGCGGAAATCAATTCCGCTCTCAGGTCATTGAAGGCCGACGGAACCATGGGCCGCATATATTCCGCCTGGGAGCCCAAGGAAGTTGTTTTCCAGACACGGGAACAGATGCTGAGGGAAACCTTTTACTGGGCGATCGGACTTCTTGTCATGCTGCTGGTAATATCCGGCGTATGGATCGGGATCCTGAGGCGGGAGGCCTCGCGGCGCCGGGCTATAGAGGCGATACTGCGGGAGAGCGAATCGAAATACCGCGCCCTGAGCATCGAGCTGGAGAGCAAGGTCGCAGAGAGGACCGAGGAGCTTGAGCGGATGAATGATACCCTCGTCAGGACGAACCATGACCTCGAGAAGACACTCAATGAATTGAATACAACCCAGTCCCAGCTGGTGCAGTCGGAGAAGCTGGCCGCCCTGGGACAGTTTGCGGCGGGCATTGCCCATGAGCTGAACACGCCCCTTGGTGCGATTACATCGTCGATCCGCTCGATGGTGGATATCATCCAGAAGAAGATGCCTGAAGGAGCCCATGTCCTGCCGGAGTTCAGCGAGAGGGAATTGCGCGTGTTCTTTGCGCTTCTCGATGAAAGCCTGGCACAGGCGGCGCGTATCGATTCGCTGCCCGACAGAAAACTGGTAAAGGATATCGAGGATATTCTTCGAAACTCGGGAATCCCGGATCCTGATTCAACGGCAAAGCGCATTACAGATATGGGCGCGTACGGCCTGAAGGAAAAACTGGGAGAACTGCTCCTTGTCGGAAAGAGAGGGGAGATCCTGTCCGCCGTTGAGATGCTTTCGGCCATCAGGCGGCTGGGGGAGATTATCTCCGTGGCATCCGAAAAGGCGGCCAACGTGGTCAGGGCACTGCAGAATTATCTCAAGCAGGACGAAGCTGTCGATTTTGCCAGCGTTCATGTAGCCAGCGAGATCGACACCATCCTTACCCTGTTTAATAACAAGATAAAGCATGGCATTACCGTTCAAAAGAATTACCTGACGAACAGCCCGGTCATCGGTAACCGCGATAAATTAAACCAGCTCTGGATAAATCTGCTTAATAATGCTTTTCATGCCATGAACTGGCAGGGGACCATCGAAATAGAGACAAAGGATGCGGATGACCTGGTATCGGTGTCCATAATCGACTCGGGCCACGGCATTCCTTCCGAGATACAGGATAGGATTTTCGAGCCCTTCTTTACGACTAAAAAGTATGGCGAAGGAATGGGCCTCGGCCTTGATATCTGCAAAAAAATCGTTGAAACCCACAATGGGATAATCGAATTTGACAGTGTGCCCGGCAGGACCAGGTTCACCGTGCTGCTGAAGCGGGGTGAAGAGTAG
- a CDS encoding CBS domain-containing protein, with protein sequence MNKTRKDNSDTAITKKITDRAAGAISRVEELAYEIKVEEVMRRDVKTVSPEMRLLDVLDFFREIRISGAPVVSDNKLIGIISIEDLIRSLRTGDMEAPVSRYSSAEVITVKSYDPVVEALKIFRRTSVGRLPVLDESGKLVGILTKANITSGILKTLESDYQAEEMRRYRASHLFEDIVSDRTGLVLRYNIKPRDFINGGAASSYIKRALARLGENPQIARRCAIAIYEAEMNLIIHTTNGGTIMVEIEPHVISIITTDDGPGIQDIEQAKQAGFSTATEEVREMGFGAGMGLKNIERCVDEISLESTVGKGTRLELKINLQAKDSFRENRPGDGN encoded by the coding sequence ATGAATAAAACCCGCAAAGACAACAGCGATACAGCTATAACAAAAAAAATAACCGACAGAGCAGCAGGCGCCATCTCAAGAGTTGAAGAGCTGGCTTACGAGATCAAGGTCGAAGAGGTAATGAGGCGCGACGTAAAAACGGTAAGTCCGGAGATGCGTCTTCTGGACGTACTCGATTTTTTCCGCGAAATACGAATATCCGGCGCGCCGGTAGTTTCGGACAACAAACTCATAGGGATTATAAGCATCGAAGACCTGATCCGTTCACTCAGGACTGGGGACATGGAGGCTCCCGTATCCAGATATTCAAGCGCAGAGGTCATCACGGTAAAATCTTATGATCCGGTGGTCGAAGCGCTCAAAATATTCAGGCGGACATCGGTAGGCAGGCTGCCAGTTCTGGACGAATCTGGCAAACTGGTCGGCATTCTTACAAAAGCCAACATTACGAGCGGCATTCTCAAAACGCTTGAATCCGATTATCAGGCCGAAGAAATGAGACGCTACAGGGCCAGCCATCTTTTCGAGGATATCGTGTCTGACCGCACGGGCCTTGTCCTCAGATACAACATAAAACCGCGGGACTTCATCAACGGCGGCGCAGCTTCAAGCTACATTAAACGCGCCCTTGCGAGACTCGGCGAAAATCCCCAGATCGCCAGACGCTGCGCCATTGCCATTTATGAAGCGGAAATGAACCTTATTATTCACACTACAAACGGCGGAACAATCATGGTGGAAATAGAGCCGCACGTGATCTCCATAATCACGACGGATGACGGCCCGGGAATTCAGGATATTGAACAGGCAAAACAGGCGGGATTCTCAACCGCTACGGAAGAAGTCCGGGAAATGGGCTTCGGCGCGGGCATGGGACTCAAGAACATAGAGCGCTGTGTGGACGAGATATCGCTGGAATCAACCGTTGGGAAAGGCACCAGGCTGGAGTTAAAGATCAATCTCCAGGCAAAGGATTCATTCAGGGAAAACCGCCCTGGCGATGGTAATTGA
- a CDS encoding carbon-nitrogen hydrolase family protein encodes MRLRIASIQMISENNDIMGNRVRAMRLIGQAIKKKARLILLPEFALNGYTYTDDIWKTAEPLDGPTARLMKDISKKHRVYIGTCILEKAVNEFYDTFILVGPGKDEFWSHRKIEPATYEAFFFRGGGVIPGVFDTPLGRIGVAICFDTSKTHTLKSLADGRPDLVLIPFSCPGLPTILPAGSRKNWDKLFIRIPFAYAEYLGVPVITSNKTGGFISTLPLTRFIRARMPFIDVSQIVDRDGTLLARAESGEQVLVSDIEIRPDSFRGLHRAIPAGRWLMPYTFVTKLTTELSYILGRVRYTLRKKF; translated from the coding sequence ATGAGATTACGGATCGCTTCCATCCAGATGATTTCTGAAAATAACGACATCATGGGCAACAGGGTCAGGGCGATGCGGCTTATCGGGCAGGCCATAAAAAAGAAGGCACGCTTGATCCTGTTGCCAGAATTCGCACTGAACGGGTACACGTACACCGATGACATCTGGAAAACGGCTGAGCCCCTCGACGGCCCGACCGCGCGCTTGATGAAAGATATTAGCAAAAAACATAGGGTTTATATCGGCACCTGTATCCTGGAAAAGGCGGTCAATGAATTTTATGACACCTTCATTCTCGTTGGTCCGGGGAAAGACGAATTCTGGAGCCACCGGAAAATAGAGCCTGCTACGTACGAGGCGTTTTTCTTCAGGGGCGGCGGCGTAATTCCAGGGGTATTTGATACGCCGCTGGGTCGCATCGGCGTTGCCATCTGCTTCGACACTTCCAAAACCCACACGTTGAAGTCCCTGGCGGACGGCAGGCCGGACCTTGTGCTTATACCCTTCTCATGCCCGGGCCTTCCGACGATTCTCCCTGCCGGCAGCAGGAAGAACTGGGACAAACTCTTTATCCGCATCCCCTTCGCGTACGCCGAATACCTGGGCGTGCCAGTGATCACCTCAAATAAAACGGGCGGATTTATCAGCACCCTCCCCCTGACCCGTTTCATCAGGGCGCGGATGCCATTCATTGATGTATCTCAGATCGTCGACCGCGACGGCACTCTCCTTGCCCGGGCGGAATCGGGAGAACAGGTTCTTGTCAGCGACATCGAGATCAGGCCTGATTCATTCCGCGGGCTACACAGGGCAATCCCGGCCGGCCGATGGCTCATGCCATACACGTTCGTCACGAAGTTAACGACTGAACTCAGTTATATCCTGGGCAGGGTCCGTTACACTCTTCGCAAAAAATTTTAA
- the lnt gene encoding apolipoprotein N-acyltransferase → MNKIIAFSRRHYYLLTAILMYLSFPTYDVWFLKGFPFFAWIAMVPLFLYVRDKSVKDIYLTSFITGLLGHFLAFEWIGNFGAAAPGGYAVIVGFLMPALTVFFSIKITVAEILSRRFESLRVLVYPSVWVLVDWIESIGYIAYPLPFWGYTQYPLTPFIQMASITGIMGITFVIMAFNYCAAEFVRSWAFRKMSFKELLAMTEARRLGAVALFVAAVTVWGAVVMAINDRPLKKGLRVAMIQSCISPWENWFENRYNYLEELKRYTAASVSERPDLIVWSESATLETIAYDYERGTLNDFEKEVLAVAQSYETPLLTGEIGVKEDFADSYLMRAPQNNAVLINRSGEVVKTYSKIHLVPFGEWFPYEKALPFVKRITTSFGGSSFVPGEKPVLFDVMGRKFGALVCYEGIFFRLCRNYRNLGAEFYVNITNDGWTDTFRGHMQHFSVSLFRAVENGIWYLRAGNTGYTVLIDPYGRIRKSFPILKKGYLAGDIDFTLNHRTVYSVIGDLFLYMAMGFVIVIASILGFEKIRSKLTNK, encoded by the coding sequence ATGAATAAGATCATAGCGTTCTCCAGGCGTCACTATTACCTGCTGACGGCAATCCTCATGTATCTTTCGTTCCCCACCTATGATGTCTGGTTCCTCAAGGGATTCCCCTTCTTCGCGTGGATTGCCATGGTGCCCCTCTTCCTGTACGTGCGCGATAAGAGCGTAAAGGACATATACCTGACGTCGTTCATCACCGGCCTCCTGGGACACTTCCTCGCCTTCGAATGGATCGGCAACTTCGGCGCGGCCGCTCCCGGCGGCTACGCCGTCATCGTGGGATTTCTCATGCCGGCCCTGACGGTATTTTTCTCGATCAAGATAACCGTGGCCGAGATTCTCTCCCGGCGCTTCGAGTCCCTCCGGGTCCTCGTGTATCCCTCCGTGTGGGTCCTGGTCGACTGGATCGAGTCGATCGGCTACATCGCCTATCCCCTTCCCTTCTGGGGCTATACCCAGTATCCCCTGACGCCCTTCATACAGATGGCATCGATCACCGGCATCATGGGCATAACCTTTGTCATCATGGCCTTCAACTATTGCGCGGCTGAGTTCGTCCGCTCCTGGGCCTTCAGGAAAATGTCTTTCAAGGAATTATTAGCCATGACGGAGGCCCGTCGGCTCGGGGCCGTCGCACTCTTCGTTGCCGCGGTCACGGTCTGGGGCGCCGTTGTCATGGCGATCAATGACCGGCCACTTAAGAAGGGTCTTCGCGTGGCCATGATCCAGTCGTGCATATCGCCCTGGGAGAACTGGTTCGAGAACAGGTATAATTACCTGGAGGAGTTGAAGCGGTATACCGCCGCGTCCGTATCGGAGCGCCCGGACCTGATCGTCTGGTCGGAGTCGGCCACGCTGGAAACCATCGCCTACGATTACGAGCGGGGGACCCTGAATGACTTCGAGAAGGAGGTCCTGGCCGTGGCGCAATCCTACGAGACGCCCCTCCTGACTGGCGAGATAGGCGTGAAGGAGGATTTTGCCGACAGCTATCTGATGCGGGCACCCCAGAACAACGCCGTGCTGATAAACCGCAGCGGCGAGGTGGTCAAGACCTATTCCAAGATACACCTGGTCCCCTTCGGCGAATGGTTTCCCTACGAGAAGGCGCTCCCCTTTGTCAAGCGGATCACGACGAGCTTCGGTGGCTCGAGCTTCGTACCGGGAGAGAAGCCCGTTCTCTTTGACGTGATGGGGCGGAAGTTCGGCGCCCTGGTCTGCTATGAAGGCATCTTTTTTCGTCTCTGCCGGAACTATCGCAACCTGGGGGCGGAGTTCTACGTCAATATAACCAATGACGGCTGGACCGACACCTTCAGGGGGCACATGCAGCATTTCTCGGTGTCCCTGTTCAGGGCAGTGGAAAACGGCATCTGGTACCTCAGGGCCGGGAACACGGGGTACACCGTTTTAATCGATCCCTACGGCAGGATCAGGAAATCGTTCCCGATACTGAAAAAAGGCTACCTGGCAGGCGATATCGATTTTACCCTCAATCACCGGACTGTCTATTCCGTGATCGGAGACCTGTTTCTCTATATGGCCATGGGGTTCGTGATAGTTATCGCCTCAATCCTCGGCTTTGAGAAGATAAGGTCAAAATTGACAAATAAATAA
- a CDS encoding hydrogenase iron-sulfur subunit → MADFEPKVIAFVCNWCTYTGADLTGTSRIKHASNVRIIRLPCTGRIDFMLLMKAFAKGADGIIVSGCHPNDCHYTSGNFHARRRWIVYRSLLNFMGVDTRRIIFSWVSAAEGAKWAEVVNNAVKEFRALGPYEEYKDLAPIRSSWRSEHAG, encoded by the coding sequence ATGGCCGATTTCGAACCGAAAGTAATAGCCTTTGTCTGCAACTGGTGCACCTACACGGGCGCCGACCTGACCGGCACGAGCCGCATCAAGCACGCCTCCAACGTGAGGATCATCCGCCTGCCGTGCACCGGCCGGATCGACTTCATGCTCCTGATGAAGGCCTTCGCCAAGGGCGCAGACGGCATCATCGTGTCAGGGTGCCATCCCAACGACTGCCACTACACATCGGGCAACTTCCACGCCCGGCGCCGGTGGATCGTGTACCGGTCCCTCCTCAATTTCATGGGCGTCGACACCCGGAGGATCATCTTCTCCTGGGTCTCCGCGGCCGAGGGAGCGAAGTGGGCCGAGGTCGTCAACAACGCGGTAAAGGAATTCAGGGCCCTGGGGCCCTATGAAGAATACAAGGATCTCGCCCCGATCCGCTCGAGCTGGAGGAGTGAACATGCAGGATAA
- a CDS encoding response regulator, which translates to MNRKAIMCVDDEMIILLSLKQELANYFGNRFLYESAMDAYEAMKIIDELVAEGVDVILIITDWLMPGLKGDEFLIKVRERHPGIKSIMITGQADEAAIRRAKTEAGVSEVVKKPWSREGLIGAIQACVPEEVL; encoded by the coding sequence ATGAATAGAAAAGCGATAATGTGCGTTGACGATGAAATGATCATTCTGCTTTCCCTGAAGCAGGAGTTGGCAAATTATTTCGGAAACCGCTTTCTCTATGAGAGCGCCATGGATGCCTACGAGGCAATGAAGATAATCGATGAGCTCGTCGCGGAAGGGGTGGATGTGATACTGATAATTACAGACTGGCTTATGCCGGGACTGAAAGGTGATGAATTTCTTATAAAGGTGAGGGAACGGCATCCCGGCATCAAGTCCATAATGATCACGGGCCAGGCCGATGAGGCCGCCATCAGAAGGGCAAAGACGGAAGCCGGTGTATCCGAAGTGGTCAAGAAGCCATGGAGCAGAGAAGGTTTGATCGGCGCTATTCAGGCCTGTGTCCCGGAAGAGGTGTTATAA
- the ygiD gene encoding 4,5-DOPA dioxygenase extradiol — protein MNKMPVLFIGHGSPMNIVMDNEFTRSLAKLGRELPRPKSIMVISAHWLAKATLVTAMKNPEQLYDFIGFPPELYQVRYPCPGAPEDAEKVTRVTKYMVNSSMEWGLDHASWAVLKHMYPDADIPVFEMSLNDAMEPRYHFDMGRRLGPLRREGILIIGSGNIVHNLQRMDYDMEAEPYDWAVEIDEKIKTLLVEGNHGKLVNYHEMGRNMGLAAPYSGDHYLPMLYTLGLQEQDDEIAFTHEGFQNGTISMRCFKIG, from the coding sequence ATGAACAAGATGCCGGTCCTCTTCATCGGCCACGGCTCGCCGATGAACATCGTCATGGACAATGAATTCACCCGGAGCCTCGCGAAACTCGGCCGGGAGCTGCCGCGGCCGAAATCGATCATGGTCATCTCCGCCCACTGGCTTGCCAAGGCGACCCTGGTCACGGCCATGAAAAACCCGGAGCAGTTATACGATTTTATAGGTTTTCCCCCGGAGCTCTACCAGGTGCGATACCCCTGCCCCGGCGCCCCCGAGGACGCGGAGAAGGTCACACGGGTGACGAAATACATGGTCAACTCTTCCATGGAATGGGGCCTCGACCACGCCTCCTGGGCGGTGCTGAAGCACATGTATCCTGATGCGGACATCCCGGTTTTCGAGATGAGTCTGAACGACGCGATGGAGCCTCGTTATCATTTTGACATGGGCCGCCGCCTCGGGCCCCTGCGCCGCGAGGGGATACTGATCATCGGCAGCGGCAACATCGTCCACAACCTGCAGCGCATGGATTACGACATGGAGGCCGAGCCCTATGACTGGGCCGTGGAGATCGACGAAAAAATCAAGACATTGCTGGTCGAGGGAAACCATGGAAAGCTGGTCAATTACCATGAGATGGGCAGGAACATGGGCCTGGCAGCGCCCTATAGCGGCGATCACTACCTCCCAATGCTCTATACCCTGGGTCTCCAGGAACAGGACGATGAGATAGCCTTCACCCATGAAGGTTTTCAGAACGGGACGATTTCGATGCGGTGTTTTAAAATCGGGTAG
- a CDS encoding FAD/NAD(P)-binding protein, whose protein sequence is MEEKNVYQPYLMRVAAIIDETPDVKTFRLEFINEEEGKNFKFKAGQFGEYSVFGEGESTFCIASSPTREGYIECTFRKMGRVTKALASREIGDTVGFRGPYGNTFPIDQWKGKSLLFVTGGIALPPLRCVIWNSLDLRDNFKDITIVYGARSVNDLVYKHELEEWGKRGDVKLITTVDPGGETKEWKGEVGFVPTVLEKAAPSSANTIALLCGPPIMIKLTMPVLTKLGFTPDNIFTTLENRMKCGIGKCGRCNVGKYFVCKDGPVFTFSQVTQLPPEY, encoded by the coding sequence ATGGAAGAGAAAAACGTATATCAACCCTATCTCATGCGTGTAGCCGCCATCATCGACGAAACGCCGGACGTCAAGACCTTCCGCCTCGAGTTCATCAACGAGGAAGAGGGTAAAAACTTCAAGTTCAAGGCCGGCCAGTTCGGGGAATACTCCGTGTTCGGCGAGGGTGAGAGCACCTTCTGCATCGCCTCCTCGCCCACCCGCGAGGGATATATCGAATGCACCTTCAGGAAGATGGGTCGGGTCACCAAGGCCCTGGCGTCCAGGGAGATCGGCGACACCGTCGGCTTCCGCGGCCCCTACGGCAACACCTTCCCCATCGACCAGTGGAAGGGGAAAAGCCTTCTCTTCGTCACGGGCGGCATCGCCCTGCCCCCGCTCCGCTGCGTCATCTGGAACTCCCTGGACCTGCGCGACAACTTCAAGGACATCACCATCGTGTACGGCGCCCGGTCGGTCAACGACCTGGTGTACAAGCATGAGCTCGAGGAATGGGGCAAGCGCGGCGACGTGAAGCTCATCACCACGGTCGACCCCGGCGGGGAGACCAAGGAGTGGAAGGGCGAGGTCGGATTCGTGCCCACGGTCCTCGAAAAGGCGGCGCCGTCCAGCGCCAACACCATCGCGCTCCTGTGCGGCCCCCCCATCATGATAAAGCTCACCATGCCGGTCCTGACCAAGCTCGGATTCACGCCGGACAACATCTTCACCACCCTTGAGAACAGGATGAAGTGCGGCATCGGCAAGTGCGGCCGCTGCAACGTGGGCAAATACTTCGTGTGCAAGGACGGCCCGGTCTTCACCTTCTCCCAGGTAACCCAGCTGCCGCCGGAGTATTAA
- a CDS encoding 4Fe-4S dicluster domain-containing protein: MTDKKILKKSSLDELFKKLKSGGKRVIAPVDKGGKILFQEVDSAAAMAPDYVQTTMSAKDVILPRCEEMMRFTTGQGTVSMEKAPDMPPPSVVFGVRPCDARSIAVLNAVYLKDYNDALFKSKIDNTTVVGISCAKCDEYCFCTSVNGTPGDTEGSDILLTEVDGGNYLAEIITNKGKALADSAPELFTAAGSEDKGKHLADVKVQFDVKALEKKLPGVFDAEVWITQSLRCIGCGTCSYVCPACTCFDIQDETDASKGIRFRCWDSCGFGQFTLHTSGHNPREVQSQRWRQRIMHKFSYQPDQLQVTGCVGCGRCSRACPVDMNILQHIKDILEVR; encoded by the coding sequence ATGACAGATAAAAAAATACTGAAGAAAAGCTCCCTCGACGAGCTGTTCAAAAAGCTGAAATCAGGCGGGAAGCGCGTCATCGCGCCCGTGGACAAAGGCGGGAAGATCCTCTTCCAGGAGGTCGATTCCGCGGCTGCCATGGCCCCGGACTACGTGCAGACGACCATGTCCGCCAAGGACGTCATCCTGCCCCGGTGCGAGGAGATGATGCGTTTCACGACCGGCCAGGGCACCGTTTCCATGGAAAAGGCGCCGGACATGCCGCCTCCCTCGGTGGTTTTCGGCGTGCGCCCCTGCGACGCGCGGAGCATCGCCGTGCTGAACGCGGTATACCTGAAGGACTACAACGACGCGCTGTTTAAATCGAAGATCGACAACACCACCGTCGTCGGGATCAGCTGCGCGAAATGCGACGAGTATTGCTTCTGCACATCGGTCAACGGCACTCCGGGCGACACCGAGGGGAGCGACATCCTCCTCACCGAGGTCGACGGCGGCAATTATCTCGCTGAAATAATAACCAACAAAGGCAAGGCCCTGGCGGATTCGGCGCCGGAGCTCTTCACGGCCGCCGGGAGCGAGGACAAGGGCAAACACCTGGCCGATGTAAAGGTCCAGTTCGACGTCAAGGCCCTGGAGAAAAAGCTCCCCGGCGTCTTCGACGCCGAGGTCTGGATAACACAGTCCCTCCGCTGCATCGGCTGCGGGACCTGCAGCTACGTGTGCCCGGCCTGCACCTGCTTCGACATCCAGGACGAGACGGACGCAAGCAAGGGCATCCGCTTCCGCTGCTGGGACTCCTGCGGCTTCGGGCAGTTCACCCTGCACACCTCCGGGCACAACCCCCGGGAGGTCCAGAGCCAGCGGTGGCGCCAGCGTATCATGCACAAGTTCTCCTACCAGCCGGACCAGCTCCAGGTCACGGGCTGCGTCGGGTGCGGCCGCTGCTCGCGCGCCTGCCCGGTGGACATGAACATACTGCAACACATCAAAGACATACTTGAGGTCCGGTAA
- a CDS encoding DUF4442 domain-containing protein codes for MAFFSRAAQRDRGRTLRVYQKMSRFPLGKRLYSRMVGFYAPYTSTIGAHVEELRPGYCALIVKDRRKVRNHLRTVHAAALCNLCETTMGLLADVTIPPRLRWIPAEMDIQYLKKARGALRAEGSLGTEGPYPDKIPITVEVTDRGGDAVARAVITILATEYTAGAR; via the coding sequence ATGGCATTCTTCTCACGGGCCGCGCAGCGCGACCGAGGCAGAACATTGCGCGTGTATCAAAAGATGTCGCGCTTCCCCCTGGGAAAGCGCCTGTATAGCCGCATGGTCGGCTTCTACGCTCCCTATACATCGACCATCGGAGCTCATGTCGAGGAACTGCGCCCCGGCTACTGCGCCCTTATCGTGAAGGACCGAAGAAAGGTGCGCAACCACCTGCGCACCGTTCACGCCGCCGCGCTGTGCAACCTGTGCGAGACGACCATGGGTCTCCTGGCTGATGTCACCATTCCTCCCCGGCTGCGCTGGATCCCTGCGGAGATGGACATTCAGTATCTGAAAAAAGCGAGGGGCGCCCTGCGCGCCGAAGGCAGTCTGGGAACGGAGGGACCCTATCCGGACAAAATTCCCATAACGGTGGAAGTCACGGACCGGGGCGGAGACGCGGTGGCGCGGGCGGTCATCACGATCCTCGCAACCGAATATACCGCCGGAGCCCGCTGA
- a CDS encoding 4Fe-4S dicluster domain-containing protein produces MQDKIRQKAKELLSSGAVKMVIGYGEGSGKRVRALFIQKPEDADKLIMDERCVQNLAVYLTKHEVRAAGKPAIVARMHVIWSINQLAYEEQFRDGDIAVIGISENNELVDLPDLKSIKDYADKNPLVLTAEEQAEVDKLDKMTREERWKYWLDELSNCIKCYACRASCPMCYCQRCTVEVNQPQWISVPSHELGNVEWHIMRAMHLAGRCVNCGECTRACPVKIPLRLLNQRIIADIAANFGQEGEYALAAFKPNDKEDFIR; encoded by the coding sequence ATGCAGGATAAGATAAGACAGAAAGCCAAGGAACTGCTCTCGAGCGGCGCCGTGAAAATGGTCATCGGCTACGGCGAAGGCAGCGGCAAGCGGGTGCGCGCCCTCTTCATACAGAAGCCGGAAGACGCCGACAAGCTCATCATGGACGAGCGCTGCGTCCAGAACCTGGCCGTATACCTCACCAAGCACGAGGTGCGCGCCGCGGGCAAGCCCGCCATCGTGGCGCGGATGCACGTTATCTGGTCCATCAACCAGCTCGCCTACGAGGAGCAGTTCAGGGACGGCGATATCGCCGTAATCGGCATATCCGAAAACAACGAGCTCGTGGACCTGCCGGACCTCAAATCCATAAAAGATTACGCGGATAAAAATCCCCTGGTCCTCACCGCCGAGGAGCAGGCCGAGGTCGACAAGCTGGATAAAATGACCCGCGAGGAGCGGTGGAAGTACTGGCTCGACGAGCTTTCGAACTGCATCAAGTGCTACGCCTGCCGGGCCAGCTGCCCCATGTGCTATTGCCAGCGCTGCACCGTGGAGGTGAACCAGCCGCAATGGATCAGCGTCCCCTCCCATGAGCTCGGCAACGTTGAGTGGCACATCATGCGCGCCATGCACCTCGCCGGCCGCTGCGTCAACTGCGGGGAATGCACCCGGGCCTGCCCGGTGAAGATACCCTTAAGGCTCCTGAACCAGAGAATCATCGCGGACATAGCCGCCAATTTCGGCCAGGAAGGGGAGTACGCCCTCGCCGCGTTTAAACCGAACGATAAAGAAGACTTCATCAGGTAG